From Prosthecobacter sp., the proteins below share one genomic window:
- a CDS encoding membrane dipeptidase, with amino-acid sequence MLTFDAHLDLSLNALGGFNRDLRLPAHEIRRREAGMTGKGRATGTTAFPDMRRGKVGLCVATQLAGCMPGPSPIAGWMSPEQAWAETQGQLSWYRAMEEDGQMRQITNLRELDEMITLWNDASIPDDTKAIGYILSLEGADSIRTVGHLEKAWAQGLRAMGPAHYGVCRYALGHDQVGPLRPGGKELIQEMDRLGMILDVTHLSDECFWQALDIHHGTVWASHSNCRALVPDPRQFSDDQIKALIERGAVIGAALDAWMMVPGWTRGKTTPQEVGLKLEVICDHIDHICQLAGNANHSGIGTDLDGGYGTEQTPEDLDTIADLARIPAMLEKRGYKPEDIANIMHGNFLRLIREAWAE; translated from the coding sequence ATGCTCACCTTCGACGCTCACCTCGACCTCAGCCTCAACGCCCTCGGCGGATTCAACCGCGACCTCCGCCTCCCCGCCCATGAAATCCGTCGTCGTGAGGCCGGCATGACCGGCAAAGGCCGCGCCACAGGCACCACCGCCTTCCCCGACATGCGTCGTGGCAAAGTCGGCCTCTGCGTCGCCACCCAGCTCGCCGGTTGCATGCCCGGCCCCTCGCCCATCGCCGGCTGGATGTCACCAGAACAGGCTTGGGCTGAAACACAGGGTCAGCTCTCTTGGTATCGCGCCATGGAAGAAGACGGCCAGATGCGCCAGATCACCAACTTGCGCGAACTCGATGAGATGATCACGCTTTGGAACGATGCGAGCATTCCCGACGACACCAAAGCCATCGGCTACATCCTCAGTCTCGAAGGCGCCGACTCCATCCGCACCGTCGGCCATCTCGAAAAGGCGTGGGCACAGGGTCTGCGTGCCATGGGTCCCGCGCACTACGGCGTCTGCCGTTACGCCCTCGGCCACGATCAGGTCGGCCCGCTGCGTCCTGGTGGCAAAGAACTCATACAGGAAATGGACCGCCTCGGCATGATCCTCGATGTCACTCACTTGAGCGACGAATGCTTCTGGCAGGCGCTCGACATCCATCACGGCACCGTCTGGGCCAGCCACAGCAACTGCCGCGCCCTCGTCCCCGATCCGCGCCAGTTCTCCGATGATCAAATCAAGGCTCTCATCGAACGCGGAGCCGTCATCGGCGCCGCCCTCGATGCCTGGATGATGGTCCCCGGCTGGACGCGTGGCAAAACCACCCCGCAGGAAGTCGGCCTCAAACTCGAAGTCATCTGCGACCACATCGACCACATCTGCCAGCTCGCCGGCAATGCCAATCACAGCGGCATCGGCACCGACCTCGACGGCGGCTACGGCACCGAGCAAACCCCTGAAGATCTCGACACCATCGCCGACCTCGCCCGCATCCCCGCCATGCTCGAAAAGCGTGGCTACAAGCCCGAGGACATCGCCAACATCATGCACGGCAACTTCCTCCGCCTCATCCGCGAGGCCTGGGCTGAATAA
- a CDS encoding HAMP domain-containing sensor histidine kinase — MLQRRSTILFIILVILPLALLAWLGTYLIRDAEKRTDASMQAILAERLSSADHHLLHDMRQLTDRLDTWGAQSIGSARLMSQRLATHPWVAQTWSVAGDTSPVESFEGRATYRPNQSFNAGDRIKAILESTQNPDSMPQFVSALEDGGPPFQRIHVSGPLTPAQQRSSQWMTYLKMYGYHIDDRPVLSETPFTWSGWHVGDSMFIYWHRFADGSLSCAMMNPRLLMNSLFQRLPQPGLAVPPGRMMLTTVKGIPLHQWGKKLPGSEDTPAAHRACSEPLSQWEMAYTPANEEFPKPYLFPILLGVSSGIVLVFVVGWLYFHESAREIRVAQQRVTFVNQISHELKTPLTNIRLYAEMASHRAESQGDTIAKRQLSVVEAETSRLDRLIQNVLNYARQQRDKLTVQPKPLALDQIVSRIVEFWKPLLENKGFEIVSTLNGPDTINADPDAIEQILGNLISNVDKYANAGKWISIRTEHDARSARIIVEDHGPGIPAGKRRTVFEPFERLRSDLAEGVSGTGIGLTISRELAQLHGGTLAVCPNYRDGARFILTLPNHS, encoded by the coding sequence ATGCTTCAACGTCGCTCCACGATCCTGTTCATCATTCTGGTGATCCTGCCACTGGCCCTGCTGGCCTGGCTGGGAACATACCTCATCCGCGATGCGGAAAAACGCACGGACGCCTCGATGCAAGCCATTCTGGCTGAGCGTCTCAGCTCTGCAGATCACCACCTCCTGCATGACATGCGGCAGCTTACTGACCGCCTCGATACGTGGGGGGCGCAAAGCATCGGCTCAGCCCGCCTGATGTCCCAACGTCTGGCCACCCATCCGTGGGTCGCCCAAACTTGGTCTGTGGCAGGTGACACCTCCCCCGTCGAGTCATTTGAAGGCAGGGCCACCTATCGCCCAAATCAAAGCTTCAACGCCGGGGACCGAATCAAAGCCATTCTCGAATCGACCCAGAACCCCGACAGCATGCCGCAATTCGTCTCCGCGCTAGAGGATGGCGGCCCGCCATTTCAACGCATTCATGTTTCGGGACCGCTGACACCGGCCCAGCAACGCTCCTCTCAATGGATGACCTACCTGAAAATGTACGGCTATCACATTGATGACAGGCCCGTGCTGTCCGAAACACCTTTCACTTGGAGTGGCTGGCATGTGGGTGACTCCATGTTCATCTACTGGCATCGTTTTGCCGATGGCAGCCTCAGTTGCGCCATGATGAATCCGCGCTTGCTGATGAATTCCTTGTTCCAACGCCTGCCTCAACCCGGACTGGCCGTTCCTCCCGGCCGAATGATGCTCACCACAGTCAAAGGCATACCATTGCACCAATGGGGCAAGAAACTGCCTGGTTCCGAAGATACTCCCGCGGCGCACCGCGCCTGCTCTGAGCCTCTTTCGCAATGGGAGATGGCCTACACGCCGGCGAACGAGGAATTTCCCAAACCCTACCTCTTCCCGATCCTTCTCGGCGTCAGTTCAGGCATCGTGCTCGTCTTTGTCGTCGGCTGGCTCTATTTCCACGAAAGCGCACGTGAAATCCGCGTCGCCCAGCAGCGAGTGACCTTCGTCAATCAAATCTCCCATGAACTGAAAACGCCCCTCACCAACATCCGCCTCTACGCCGAAATGGCCTCCCATCGGGCCGAATCTCAGGGCGATACCATTGCCAAGCGCCAGCTCAGCGTCGTGGAGGCCGAAACCTCGCGACTCGATCGCCTCATCCAAAACGTCCTCAACTACGCCCGCCAGCAGCGTGACAAGCTCACCGTACAGCCCAAGCCGCTCGCGCTGGATCAAATTGTCTCGCGCATTGTCGAATTCTGGAAGCCGTTGCTCGAAAACAAAGGCTTCGAAATCGTCTCCACGCTCAACGGCCCGGACACGATCAATGCCGATCCCGACGCCATCGAGCAGATCCTCGGCAATCTCATTTCCAACGTGGACAAATACGCCAACGCCGGAAAGTGGATCAGCATCCGCACCGAGCATGACGCACGCAGCGCACGCATCATCGTCGAGGACCACGGCCCTGGCATCCCCGCCGGCAAGCGCCGCACGGTTTTCGAGCCCTTTGAGCGCCTCCGCTCCGACCTTGCCGAAGGTGTCAGCGGCACAGGCATTGGATTGACCATCTCGCGCGAACTGGCACAATTGCACGGCGGCACGCTCGCCGTCTGCCCCAATTATCGCGACGGCGCGCGCTTCATCCTCACCCTCCCCAACCACTCATGA
- a CDS encoding pseudouridine synthase, protein MSSPPAPRTGLARAMSKLGFCSRSRATELIRMGKVKVNLVVRKNPEFPVVLKKDVIIMDDVSINQAPRIYVMLNKPRGLVTSASDELGRETVFSCFENSKLPHLSPVGRLDKASEGMLLFTNDNVWADAITNPDSHLDKTYHVQISGSVDEQRLAQLKHGIEDEGEHLSAKEVKILRTGEKNTWLEFTLDEGRNRHIRRLLEAFGIEVLRLMRVKIGMLVLGNLVKGQWRELTKYEVLKSRDLTKREVL, encoded by the coding sequence ATGTCTTCGCCCCCCGCCCCTCGCACCGGACTCGCCCGCGCCATGTCCAAGCTCGGCTTCTGCTCGCGCAGCCGGGCGACGGAGCTGATCCGCATGGGCAAGGTGAAGGTGAACCTCGTGGTGCGGAAGAACCCCGAGTTCCCCGTGGTGCTCAAAAAGGATGTCATCATCATGGACGACGTCAGCATCAATCAGGCTCCGCGCATCTACGTCATGCTGAACAAGCCGCGCGGCCTCGTCACCAGCGCCTCGGACGAACTCGGTCGCGAGACCGTCTTCTCCTGTTTCGAGAATTCCAAACTGCCGCATCTCTCGCCCGTCGGTCGTCTTGACAAGGCCAGCGAGGGCATGCTGCTGTTCACCAATGACAACGTCTGGGCCGACGCCATCACGAATCCTGACTCGCACCTCGACAAGACCTACCATGTCCAGATCAGCGGCAGTGTGGATGAACAACGCCTCGCCCAGCTCAAACACGGCATCGAGGATGAAGGCGAGCATCTCTCCGCCAAGGAGGTGAAAATCCTCCGCACCGGCGAAAAGAACACCTGGCTCGAATTCACCCTCGACGAAGGCCGCAACCGCCACATCCGTCGTCTCCTCGAAGCCTTCGGCATCGAAGTCCTGCGCCTCATGCGGGTGAAGATCGGCATGCTCGTGCTGGGAAACCTCGTGAAAGGCCAGTGGCGCGAACTGACCAAGTACGAGGTCTTGAAGTCACGCGATCTGACGAAGCGAGAGGTGCTGTGA
- a CDS encoding caspase family protein, producing the protein MSSRLLWCFMLVVFSLRTDAAPKSSARTALVIGNAKYEATVGPLRNTDNDAKAVAKTLRGLGFSVIEKHNVTRDQLLRAVMEFRATLTDAEVGLFYYAGHGIAVAGSNYLLPIKSGYTPAGADDVTLRMLAETKLFNVEQAVADMNASGARCNLVILDACRTTAVARTGRTRDVTNPGGLTEMKPPAGSLIAFATDAGQTALDGDGTNGLYTEELLKHLRTPGLTIEQVFKRTRAGVLERSEGGQIPAEYSRLVGDDIFLAGPASSSPPMAAPTPLTLDDIAKLAASGKTKDCIEALKQYAQSHDAGDYAVQPLETLLEQVKENLKDTTTASPKVETAAATCELVLEALRDCLPPDHAKKATLTAKALNRHGDALLLLGRADDALDAYNAALPLTPDDSYILYNRARAHLALGNITEAKEDFTAASSAKFNQPKARKMAEEALTKLK; encoded by the coding sequence ATGTCCTCCCGCCTCCTCTGGTGCTTCATGCTGGTCGTGTTCTCCCTGCGAACCGATGCTGCGCCAAAATCATCCGCGCGTACGGCCCTCGTCATCGGCAACGCCAAGTACGAGGCCACCGTCGGCCCGCTGCGCAACACAGACAACGATGCCAAGGCCGTGGCGAAAACACTGCGTGGCCTTGGTTTCTCTGTGATCGAGAAGCATAACGTCACGCGCGATCAATTGCTGCGCGCCGTGATGGAGTTCCGCGCCACATTGACCGATGCGGAAGTCGGCCTGTTTTACTATGCGGGTCACGGCATCGCCGTCGCAGGCTCCAACTACCTGCTGCCGATCAAATCTGGCTACACCCCCGCAGGTGCCGATGACGTGACGCTGCGCATGCTCGCAGAGACCAAGCTCTTCAACGTCGAACAGGCCGTGGCCGACATGAACGCCTCCGGCGCACGCTGCAACCTCGTCATCCTCGACGCCTGCCGTACCACCGCCGTCGCCCGCACTGGTCGCACCCGCGATGTCACCAACCCCGGCGGCCTGACCGAGATGAAACCACCCGCAGGCTCACTCATCGCCTTCGCCACCGATGCAGGGCAGACCGCACTTGATGGTGACGGCACGAATGGCCTCTACACCGAAGAACTGCTCAAACACCTGCGCACGCCGGGTTTGACCATCGAGCAGGTCTTCAAACGCACTCGTGCCGGAGTGCTGGAGCGTTCAGAAGGCGGGCAGATCCCCGCCGAATACTCACGTCTTGTCGGCGATGACATCTTCCTCGCTGGACCGGCTTCATCATCGCCACCGATGGCGGCTCCAACACCGCTGACACTCGACGACATCGCCAAACTTGCCGCCTCAGGAAAAACGAAAGACTGCATCGAAGCCTTGAAGCAATACGCACAATCTCATGACGCCGGCGATTACGCCGTTCAGCCGCTCGAAACACTGCTGGAGCAGGTGAAAGAAAACCTCAAAGACACCACCACGGCCTCTCCCAAGGTCGAAACCGCCGCCGCCACCTGCGAACTCGTGCTCGAAGCCCTGCGCGACTGCCTGCCGCCCGATCATGCGAAAAAGGCCACGCTCACCGCCAAGGCCCTCAACCGTCATGGCGACGCCCTGCTGCTTCTGGGTCGCGCGGATGATGCCCTCGACGCCTATAACGCCGCATTGCCCCTCACACCCGACGATTCCTACATCCTCTACAACCGCGCCCGCGCTCATCTCGCCCTCGGCAACATCACGGAAGCCAAAGAGGACTTCACCGCCGCTTCGAGTGCGAAATTCAATCAGCCCAAGGCTCGTAAGATGGCCGAGGAAGCACTTACAAAGCTCAAATAA
- a CDS encoding L,D-transpeptidase: MSRRSLPLLSFLLVFMTMPVAFGATIDAITFNAEPGKLFLPVEEAVEELKWPLLRDDMGKVFQLNEMTLRAGSLRSLTDGTELVSTEQLAQAGASVSPLTEDGRVRVGGFFRGFTLVVSPQRVEVSLAKQQLQGWQGNRLVLQTRVSSGRNGRTPSGEFHAGPYRAQMHRSSLYDWAPMPWSVQINRHVFIHGFSSVPNYPASHGCIRVPLTEGNPAKFFYEWVLTGTPVSVKRD; this comes from the coding sequence ATGTCCCGCCGTTCCCTCCCGCTGCTTTCCTTCTTGCTCGTCTTCATGACGATGCCTGTGGCGTTTGGCGCGACGATTGACGCCATCACCTTCAATGCCGAGCCCGGAAAGCTGTTCCTGCCTGTGGAGGAGGCTGTGGAGGAACTGAAGTGGCCTCTGCTGCGAGATGACATGGGCAAAGTCTTTCAACTGAACGAAATGACCCTGCGCGCCGGCTCGCTGCGAAGCCTGACCGACGGCACGGAATTGGTGAGCACGGAGCAACTGGCCCAGGCAGGAGCGTCGGTCTCACCTCTGACCGAGGATGGCCGGGTGCGGGTCGGTGGCTTTTTTCGTGGCTTCACGTTGGTGGTGTCACCGCAGCGCGTCGAAGTCAGTCTGGCGAAACAGCAACTGCAAGGCTGGCAGGGAAATCGTCTGGTGCTGCAAACACGCGTCAGTTCCGGACGCAATGGCCGCACACCGTCGGGCGAGTTCCACGCCGGGCCTTACCGAGCCCAGATGCACCGATCCAGTCTATACGATTGGGCGCCGATGCCCTGGAGCGTGCAGATCAACCGCCATGTCTTCATTCACGGCTTCAGCAGCGTGCCCAACTACCCCGCCTCCCACGGCTGCATCCGCGTGCCGCTGACGGAAGGCAATCCGGCCAAGTTTTTCTACGAGTGGGTACTCACTGGCACGCCCGTGAGCGTGAAGCGGGACTGA
- a CDS encoding response regulator transcription factor, whose protein sequence is MTKILIAEDDDHTRDALREVLTMEGYEVIPASDGLQAVDFFRAESPDFVCLDVMMPGLNGYEVCKQIRRQDEKVPILFLTAKAEEIDTVLGLELGADDYMTKPFGVKEIIARIRAILRRTASRGGGKTDDDFTMDDLRIVPTELRAYRDKTELALSPRDVKVLRLLFERRGKVIDRNTLADEVWGVDYFPESRALDQHISQLRKRIEKDPAQPRIIRTVHGAGYRFE, encoded by the coding sequence ATGACTAAAATACTCATCGCCGAAGACGACGACCACACGCGCGATGCCCTGCGCGAGGTCCTCACCATGGAAGGCTACGAAGTCATCCCCGCCAGCGACGGCCTGCAGGCCGTGGACTTTTTCCGCGCTGAAAGTCCCGACTTCGTCTGCCTCGACGTCATGATGCCCGGCCTCAATGGCTACGAGGTCTGCAAGCAGATCCGCCGTCAGGATGAAAAAGTCCCCATCCTCTTCCTCACCGCCAAGGCCGAGGAAATCGACACCGTCCTCGGCCTCGAACTCGGTGCCGACGACTACATGACCAAGCCCTTCGGCGTGAAGGAAATCATCGCCCGCATCCGCGCCATCCTGCGCCGCACCGCCTCACGCGGCGGTGGCAAGACCGACGACGATTTCACCATGGACGACCTCCGCATCGTCCCCACCGAACTGCGTGCGTATCGCGACAAGACCGAACTCGCGCTCAGCCCGCGTGACGTCAAAGTCCTGCGCCTTCTCTTCGAGCGGCGTGGCAAGGTCATCGACCGCAACACCCTCGCCGACGAAGTCTGGGGCGTTGATTACTTCCCCGAAAGCCGCGCTCTCGACCAGCACATCTCGCAGCTTCGGAAGCGCATCGAAAAAGACCCCGCCCAGCCACGCATCATCCGCACCGTACACGGCGCAGGCTATCGCTTTGAATGA
- a CDS encoding heavy metal translocating P-type ATPase, giving the protein MSNSSPTPPDSSTWMEAVADFLLEEPAVEAIRLNPESKRVEMATLGRVDGELLQAKLTEVLRAVDARWLQKTEAVPVHSAMLEVQQKDGALVLEKPSCPTAPKFWKWRDFAWPEPDEMEQESDDEWRMLAWQAAICGVSLLAGYLAERFSSGPAWVPQSLFAIALVSGGWDAAKDAWENLLERRLDVHFLMLAVALGAVAIGAWEEGALLLFLFSTSGALEHFVMYRTHREINALTKSAPKMAHVLLPDGTTEDRGVQGLRVGDVIVVKPDELFAVDGTVISGSTAADESTLTGEAVPITKETGASIYGGTLNQWGMVQVRVDRPATQSALAKIITLIQTAQHLRAPSQRFTDRFGTRYTILTLSIVALMFFVWWLGFGIPPFENTVVSKSSFYRAMTLLVVMSPCALVLSIPSAILAAIAWGARRGVLFRGGAAIEKLAEVDVIAMDKTGTLTEGELKVAKIESFPAGRENDVLRIAVSLEANSNHPIARAITRHGQAQGIAAEKLAEFQSIAGQGLRGRTAGGLSYVGRRELVKDSALGEVLAQVPDAPLGFSEVWVLHEQIVGRVLLKDEIRAGSRAVLEQLAAEGVRTIMLTGDRRAAAIEVGEKLGIAEVRAGLHPEDKVAVIRELTQAGRKVAMVGDGVNDAPSLAAAYVSVAMGARGSDAALEQSDVVLMQDKIEKLLSARRISQRARRIIQQNLIISLGSVIVMAVASLFGIVPLTLGVLTHEGSTVVVCLNSLRLLFEKE; this is encoded by the coding sequence TGGCGAACTGCTGCAAGCGAAGCTCACCGAGGTGCTGCGCGCGGTGGATGCGCGGTGGTTGCAGAAGACGGAGGCGGTTCCGGTGCATTCGGCCATGCTGGAGGTGCAGCAAAAAGATGGCGCGCTCGTTTTAGAAAAACCTTCCTGTCCCACAGCGCCGAAGTTCTGGAAATGGCGTGATTTCGCCTGGCCGGAGCCGGATGAGATGGAGCAGGAGAGCGATGACGAATGGCGCATGCTGGCCTGGCAGGCGGCGATTTGCGGCGTGTCGCTGCTGGCGGGTTATTTGGCCGAACGCTTTTCCTCGGGACCGGCGTGGGTGCCGCAGAGCTTGTTCGCGATTGCGCTGGTCTCCGGCGGCTGGGACGCGGCGAAGGATGCGTGGGAGAATCTGCTCGAACGTCGTCTTGATGTGCATTTCCTGATGCTGGCCGTCGCTTTGGGTGCGGTGGCGATCGGGGCGTGGGAGGAAGGGGCGCTGCTGCTGTTCCTTTTCTCGACTTCAGGGGCGCTGGAGCATTTTGTGATGTATCGCACCCATCGGGAGATCAATGCGCTGACCAAATCGGCGCCCAAGATGGCGCATGTGCTGCTGCCGGATGGCACGACGGAAGATCGCGGCGTGCAGGGCCTGCGCGTGGGCGATGTGATCGTGGTGAAACCAGATGAGCTGTTCGCAGTGGATGGCACGGTAATTTCAGGCTCGACGGCGGCGGATGAATCGACGCTGACAGGCGAAGCGGTGCCGATCACGAAGGAAACGGGCGCTTCGATCTACGGCGGCACGTTGAACCAGTGGGGCATGGTGCAGGTGCGGGTGGACCGCCCGGCGACGCAGAGTGCGCTGGCGAAGATCATCACGCTGATCCAAACAGCCCAGCATCTCCGCGCCCCCTCGCAACGCTTCACGGATCGTTTTGGCACGCGCTACACGATTTTGACGCTCAGTATCGTGGCGCTGATGTTTTTTGTATGGTGGCTCGGTTTTGGCATCCCGCCGTTTGAGAACACGGTGGTGTCGAAGTCGTCGTTTTATCGGGCGATGACGTTGCTGGTCGTCATGAGCCCGTGCGCACTGGTGTTGTCGATTCCCTCGGCGATTCTGGCCGCGATTGCGTGGGGGGCGCGGCGTGGCGTGTTGTTCCGCGGTGGTGCGGCAATTGAAAAACTGGCGGAAGTCGATGTCATCGCGATGGACAAGACTGGGACGCTCACCGAGGGCGAATTGAAGGTCGCGAAAATCGAAAGCTTCCCTGCTGGCCGCGAAAACGACGTTTTGCGCATCGCGGTGAGTTTGGAGGCGAACTCGAATCATCCCATCGCACGGGCGATCACGCGACACGGGCAGGCGCAGGGCATCGCGGCGGAAAAACTGGCCGAATTTCAGTCTATCGCCGGTCAGGGCCTGCGTGGACGCACGGCGGGCGGCCTGAGCTACGTGGGACGGCGTGAACTCGTCAAAGACAGCGCGCTGGGCGAGGTGCTGGCGCAGGTTCCCGATGCGCCGCTGGGTTTCAGCGAGGTGTGGGTGCTGCATGAGCAGATCGTGGGTCGTGTGCTGCTCAAAGACGAGATTCGGGCCGGCAGCCGCGCTGTTTTGGAACAACTGGCCGCCGAGGGCGTGCGCACGATCATGCTGACGGGTGACCGACGGGCGGCGGCCATCGAAGTGGGCGAAAAACTCGGCATCGCCGAGGTCCGTGCCGGTTTGCACCCGGAGGACAAAGTGGCCGTGATCCGCGAACTGACCCAGGCAGGCCGCAAAGTAGCCATGGTCGGCGATGGCGTGAACGACGCGCCGAGCCTGGCCGCCGCCTACGTCTCCGTGGCGATGGGGGCGCGGGGCAGCGACGCGGCGCTGGAGCAGAGCGATGTGGTTTTGATGCAGGACAAGATCGAGAAACTGCTCTCCGCAAGACGCATCAGCCAGCGGGCGCGGCGCATCATTCAACAGAACCTGATCATCTCCCTCGGCAGCGTGATCGTGATGGCCGTGGCGTCGCTGTTCGGCATCGTGCCGCTGACACTGGGCGTGCTAACCCATGAAGGCAGCACGGTGGTGGTGTGTTTGAACAGCCTGCGGCTGCTGTTTGAGAAAGAATGA